The following are encoded in a window of Lichenicola cladoniae genomic DNA:
- a CDS encoding SufE family protein, whose amino-acid sequence METASPEPYVVPEEPSAALAISAIAEELDVFDDWMERYQYIIELGRKLPPFPEAWANDAHRVPGCQSQVWMESELIDGRIRFAGASDAAIVSGLVALLLRVYSGRGPEEILATDPVFLKELGLLEALSTNRGNGIASMARAVQRAAHAATDNQA is encoded by the coding sequence ATGGAAACAGCATCCCCGGAGCCGTACGTCGTTCCCGAAGAGCCCAGTGCCGCCTTGGCCATCTCGGCCATCGCCGAGGAGCTCGATGTGTTCGACGACTGGATGGAACGCTATCAGTACATCATCGAGCTTGGCCGGAAGCTGCCTCCCTTCCCCGAGGCATGGGCCAACGACGCGCATCGCGTTCCAGGCTGCCAGAGCCAGGTCTGGATGGAATCGGAGCTGATCGACGGCCGCATCCGGTTCGCCGGCGCGTCCGATGCGGCCATCGTCTCCGGACTGGTGGCGCTGCTGCTGCGTGTCTATTCGGGCCGCGGCCCGGAAGAGATCCTCGCGACCGACCCGGTGTTCCTGAAGGAGCTCGGCCTGCTGGAGGCGCTGTCGACCAACCGCGGCAACGGCATCGCCTCGATGGCGCGGGCAGTGCAGCGGGCAGCGCATGCCGCGACGGATAACCAGGCCTAG
- a CDS encoding antitoxin Xre/MbcA/ParS toxin-binding domain-containing protein, with the protein MMRTVIDRIPVNPFVSEASLNLSDPATRLRLTPAALDGVIRLSDLWRLSTEETCLLLGDMSERSWFRLKKQDFRADRTLRLSQDMLTRISVLVGIFKGLRLLFSETLADDWIRLPNRGPLFGGRTPIEIAIERGIPGLLEIRFHIDALRGGL; encoded by the coding sequence ATGATGCGCACCGTCATCGACCGTATTCCAGTTAATCCGTTCGTCAGCGAGGCCAGTCTCAACCTGTCCGACCCGGCGACGCGGCTCCGCCTGACGCCGGCGGCACTCGACGGGGTCATCCGGCTGTCCGACCTCTGGCGGCTCTCCACCGAGGAGACCTGCCTGTTGCTGGGCGACATGTCCGAGCGCAGCTGGTTCCGCCTCAAGAAGCAGGATTTCAGGGCCGACCGGACCCTGCGCCTGTCGCAGGACATGCTGACCCGGATCAGCGTCCTGGTCGGGATATTCAAGGGATTGCGGCTGCTGTTTTCCGAGACGCTGGCAGACGACTGGATCCGGCTGCCGAACCGCGGGCCGCTGTTCGGCGGCCGCACGCCCATCGAGATCGCGATCGAACGCGGCATCCCGGGGCTGCTGGAAATACGGTTCCATATCGATGCCCTGCGCGGGGGCCTCTAG
- a CDS encoding RES family NAD+ phosphorylase: MAEAQPAAPDLEALDVAASPKLTNIACFDTIRLIPSGRLKPPVLAPLAATDQALQELAALEGVTNSRIQASGSGMPDLDPRELVFGRPNDSFVNAAFTHVRPGGNRFNDGLRGAWYCGFDVATSLGEVTYHLTRELDAIGRYDNVTDYAEMIADFIGPFHDLTEPSLGTQPYLGPDVALAYPSGQVLARQLRQQGSNGLIYPSVRYAGGTCLAAFRPSLVQNLRQGSLWRLTWAGSRTPEVSRPAGTPPLSTC; the protein is encoded by the coding sequence ATGGCGGAAGCTCAGCCGGCGGCACCCGATTTGGAGGCGCTCGACGTTGCGGCCTCGCCGAAGCTCACCAATATCGCCTGTTTCGACACCATCCGGCTTATCCCGAGTGGCCGGCTCAAACCGCCGGTGCTGGCACCCCTGGCCGCGACCGACCAGGCGCTGCAGGAACTGGCCGCCCTCGAGGGCGTCACCAACAGCCGCATCCAGGCCTCGGGCAGCGGCATGCCCGACCTCGATCCGCGCGAACTGGTGTTCGGCCGGCCCAACGACAGCTTCGTCAACGCCGCCTTCACCCATGTCCGGCCCGGCGGCAACCGCTTCAACGACGGGCTGCGCGGCGCCTGGTATTGCGGCTTCGATGTCGCGACGTCGCTGGGGGAAGTGACCTACCACCTGACCCGCGAGCTCGACGCCATCGGCCGCTACGACAACGTCACCGACTATGCCGAGATGATCGCCGACTTCATCGGCCCTTTCCACGACCTCACCGAGCCGTCGCTCGGCACGCAGCCTTATCTCGGTCCAGATGTGGCGCTGGCCTATCCGTCCGGACAGGTGCTGGCGCGACAGCTGCGGCAGCAGGGCAGCAACGGATTGATCTACCCGTCGGTGCGATATGCAGGCGGCACCTGCCTCGCCGCCTTCCGTCCCAGCCTGGTGCAGAACCTCCGCCAGGGCAGCCTGTGGCGCCTTACCTGGGCCGGCAGCCGCACGCCGGAGGTGAGCCGGCCGGCCGGGACGCCACCGCTTTCGACCTGTTGA
- a CDS encoding DUF167 domain-containing protein, with the protein MTIDPDAGILLVAVRAQPRARRPAVAGGTADANGRIRLRVAVTAPAEDGRATRAVCDAVAEAFGVAASRVSLHSGGTSREKLLRIEGDRETLAARLQVLLAG; encoded by the coding sequence GTGACGATCGATCCGGATGCCGGAATACTGCTGGTGGCGGTGCGCGCTCAGCCCCGCGCCAGGCGGCCGGCGGTTGCCGGCGGCACGGCGGATGCGAACGGCCGGATACGCCTGCGGGTCGCGGTAACGGCACCGGCGGAGGATGGCCGCGCGACGAGAGCGGTCTGCGACGCCGTCGCGGAGGCCTTCGGGGTCGCCGCCAGCAGGGTCAGCCTGCACAGCGGCGGCACGTCACGGGAAAAACTGCTGCGGATCGAGGGTGATCGCGAAACCCTGGCGGCACGGCTGCAGGTGTTGCTGGCGGGCTGA
- the uvrB gene encoding excinuclease ABC subunit UvrB — translation MSVTLQKKPSRKPERPARPAIDPANQFEPDRQAAKPKLRQLKVVSPYEPAGDQPTAIRELVAGVQSGERDQVLLGVTGSGKTFTMAKVIEAVQKPTLILAPNKTLAAQLYGEMKQFFPENAVEYFVSYYDYYQPEAYVPRSDTYIEKDSAINEQIDRMRHAATQALLERNDVIIVASVSCIYGIGSVETYSRMVVKMQVGGAIARDTLVKALVEQQYRRNDASFQRGTFRVRGETVDVFPVQNEDRAWRIMLFGDEIESIIEFDPLTGEKTADLEEVHVYANSHYVTPRPTLNQATILIKQELRERLIEFTANGKLLEAERLQQRCTFDLEMIETTGACKGIENYSRYLSGRKPGDPPPTLFEYLPEDALLIVDESHVTVPQIGGMERGDFARKSILSEFGFRLPSCLDNRPLRFDEWERFRPQTIHVSATPGPWEMDRVEGVFAEQVIRPTGLIDPVTEIRPVEHQVDDLLAECRIVIGRGGRILVTTLTKRMAEDLTEYMTEAGIKVRYLHSDVDTLERIEIIRDLRLGAFDVLIGINLLREGLDIPECQLVAILDADKEGFLRSRTSLIQTIGRAARNIDGRVLLYADRMTDSLKYAIEETDRRRTRQSDWNTAHGITPHSVRTHIGDAIKSVFEQDYVTVSPIKDGGITDMVGKDLKAAIVDIEKRMRAAAADLEFETAARLRDELKRLEALDLGLEPPPPSPASRGGKVAKSRTPEPLGPGGGGYDPSQRRGKRRG, via the coding sequence ATGTCAGTGACGCTCCAGAAGAAGCCTTCCCGCAAGCCCGAGCGGCCGGCTCGTCCGGCGATCGATCCGGCCAACCAGTTCGAGCCGGACCGGCAGGCGGCCAAGCCGAAGCTGCGCCAGCTGAAGGTGGTTTCTCCCTATGAGCCGGCCGGCGACCAGCCGACGGCGATCCGCGAGCTGGTGGCTGGCGTGCAGTCGGGCGAGCGCGACCAGGTGCTGCTTGGCGTCACCGGGTCCGGCAAGACCTTTACCATGGCCAAGGTGATCGAGGCGGTGCAGAAGCCGACCCTGATCCTGGCGCCGAACAAGACGCTGGCGGCCCAGCTCTATGGCGAGATGAAGCAGTTCTTTCCGGAGAACGCGGTCGAGTATTTCGTCAGCTACTACGACTACTACCAGCCCGAAGCCTACGTGCCGCGCTCCGATACCTATATCGAGAAGGACAGCGCGATCAACGAGCAGATCGACCGGATGCGCCACGCGGCGACCCAGGCGCTGCTCGAGCGCAACGACGTCATCATCGTGGCCTCGGTGTCCTGCATCTACGGTATCGGTTCGGTCGAGACCTACTCCCGCATGGTGGTCAAGATGCAGGTCGGCGGCGCGATCGCGCGCGACACGCTGGTCAAGGCGCTGGTCGAGCAGCAATACCGGCGCAACGACGCCTCGTTCCAGCGCGGCACCTTCCGCGTGCGCGGCGAGACCGTCGATGTGTTCCCGGTGCAGAACGAAGACCGCGCCTGGCGGATCATGCTGTTCGGGGACGAGATCGAAAGCATCATCGAGTTCGACCCGCTGACGGGCGAAAAGACCGCCGACCTCGAGGAGGTGCACGTCTACGCCAACAGCCATTACGTCACGCCGCGTCCGACGCTGAACCAGGCCACCATCCTGATCAAGCAGGAGCTGCGCGAACGGCTGATCGAGTTCACCGCGAACGGCAAGCTGCTCGAGGCCGAGCGGCTGCAGCAGCGCTGCACCTTCGATCTCGAAATGATCGAGACCACGGGCGCCTGCAAAGGAATCGAGAACTACTCGCGCTATCTGTCCGGCCGCAAGCCCGGCGATCCGCCGCCGACCCTGTTCGAATACCTCCCCGAGGACGCCTTGCTGATCGTGGACGAAAGCCATGTGACCGTGCCGCAGATCGGCGGCATGGAGCGCGGAGACTTTGCACGCAAATCGATCCTGTCCGAGTTCGGGTTCCGGCTTCCCTCGTGCCTGGATAACCGTCCGTTGCGCTTCGACGAGTGGGAGCGCTTCCGGCCGCAGACCATCCATGTGAGCGCCACGCCCGGCCCGTGGGAGATGGATCGCGTCGAAGGCGTGTTCGCCGAACAGGTGATCCGGCCGACCGGGCTGATCGATCCGGTCACCGAGATCCGCCCGGTCGAGCACCAGGTCGACGATCTCCTGGCCGAATGCCGGATCGTGATCGGCCGCGGCGGCCGTATCCTGGTCACCACGCTGACCAAGCGCATGGCCGAGGACCTCACCGAATACATGACCGAGGCGGGCATCAAGGTCCGCTACCTGCACTCGGACGTCGACACGCTCGAGCGCATCGAGATCATTCGCGACCTGCGTCTCGGCGCATTCGACGTGCTGATCGGCATCAACCTGCTGCGCGAGGGCCTGGATATTCCCGAGTGCCAGCTCGTGGCGATCCTGGATGCCGACAAGGAAGGGTTTCTCCGCTCGCGCACCTCGCTGATCCAGACCATCGGCCGCGCCGCCCGCAACATCGACGGGCGCGTGCTGCTGTACGCCGACCGCATGACCGACAGCCTGAAATACGCGATCGAGGAAACCGATCGCCGGCGCACCCGGCAATCCGACTGGAACACCGCGCACGGCATCACGCCGCATTCGGTACGCACGCATATCGGCGACGCGATCAAGTCGGTATTCGAGCAGGACTACGTGACGGTGTCGCCGATCAAGGATGGCGGCATCACCGACATGGTCGGCAAGGACCTGAAGGCGGCGATCGTGGATATCGAGAAGCGCATGCGCGCCGCCGCCGCCGATTTGGAATTCGAGACCGCGGCCCGCCTGCGCGACGAGCTCAAGCGGCTGGAGGCGCTCGATCTCGGACTCGAGCCGCCACCGCCGTCGCCGGCTTCACGCGGCGGCAAGGTCGCCAAGTCTCGGACGCCCGAGCCGCTCGGTCCGGGCGGTGGCGGGTATGATCCGTCGCAGCGACGGGGCAAGCGGCGGGGTTGA
- a CDS encoding TonB-dependent receptor: protein MHCRLFSSSILACLCVAGGAVQQALAQPDVPPLSRDFKTQAPTPGINDPVETVTVRLDRARSGLQPSLGAEVYRFGRGALATIPQGDNTPLNQVLLQAPGVAQDSYGQIHVRGDHNEVQFRLDGVQLPEGLAVFGQSLQTRFAHDLSLTTGALPAQYGFLQAAVINIDTKSGITDPGGEISVYGGARDYFQPSAAYGGSSGRWDWFVTADVLHNRIGIENSTGAFNAIHDLSNQYHGIGKLSFTADANTRVSLIAGVSNAQYQIPNNPAQVPGLGLSVNGTTDYASRDLTEHQREITDFAILSLQKQIGALDLQSSVFTRYSSLYYTPDPVGDLLYDGIALTAARSVMSTGTQTDASWRINNQHTLRAGFQLFVERNVSSTNSVVSPQVGEDGSGNPMFGDQPISLQSGQGKTGMVYGLYVQDEWRILPRVTINTGLRFDGVSEYIADHAFGPRVNVVWRPTDTTTLHVGYARYFTPPPFEQLTSNNLGAFAGTSAAPAQTLNDKVQAERDNYYDAGIDQIVLPGLHVGVDAYYKQASNLIDEGQFGAPIILSAFNYARGEVHGYEATASYDKGPLSLYGSVAWSRAIGKDLTSSQFNFSEADVSYIKNRWVHLDHDQRWTGSAGAAYSFLHGSNHPLRASVDLVVGSGLRADGDVPNGRALPGYYVINTSFVQTFKRLVLRGTEIRLDILNLLDRRYLIRDGSGIGVGAPQYGLRRTILGGITQRF, encoded by the coding sequence ATGCACTGCCGACTATTTTCCAGCAGTATCCTGGCATGCCTCTGCGTGGCCGGCGGCGCCGTTCAACAGGCGCTGGCGCAGCCGGATGTTCCGCCGCTGAGCCGGGATTTCAAGACACAAGCGCCAACGCCGGGGATCAACGATCCGGTCGAGACGGTCACTGTCCGGCTCGATCGTGCCCGGTCCGGGCTGCAGCCGAGCCTCGGCGCGGAAGTCTATCGCTTCGGTCGCGGCGCGCTGGCGACGATCCCCCAGGGCGACAATACCCCGCTCAACCAGGTACTGCTCCAGGCGCCCGGCGTGGCGCAGGACAGCTACGGGCAGATCCATGTGCGCGGCGACCATAACGAGGTGCAGTTCCGCCTCGACGGGGTGCAGCTTCCGGAGGGTCTGGCGGTGTTCGGGCAGAGCCTGCAGACGCGGTTCGCGCACGACCTGTCGCTGACCACCGGCGCGCTCCCCGCCCAGTACGGCTTCCTGCAGGCGGCGGTCATCAACATCGACACCAAGAGCGGGATCACCGATCCCGGCGGTGAGATCTCGGTCTATGGCGGCGCCCGCGACTATTTCCAGCCATCGGCCGCCTATGGCGGATCGTCGGGGCGCTGGGACTGGTTCGTGACTGCGGACGTCCTGCACAACCGCATCGGCATCGAGAACTCGACCGGTGCATTCAATGCCATCCACGATCTGAGCAACCAGTATCACGGCATCGGCAAGCTGAGTTTCACCGCCGACGCGAACACCCGTGTCAGCCTGATTGCCGGCGTATCCAATGCGCAATACCAGATTCCCAACAATCCGGCGCAGGTCCCCGGGCTCGGATTATCGGTGAATGGAACCACCGACTATGCCAGCCGGGACCTGACCGAGCACCAGCGCGAGATCACCGATTTCGCGATCCTGTCCCTGCAGAAGCAGATCGGCGCGCTCGACCTGCAGAGCTCGGTCTTCACCCGCTACAGCAGCCTGTACTACACGCCCGATCCGGTCGGTGACCTGCTGTACGACGGCATCGCGCTGACCGCCGCGCGATCGGTGATGTCGACGGGAACCCAGACCGATGCGAGCTGGCGCATCAACAACCAGCATACGTTGCGCGCCGGGTTCCAGCTGTTCGTCGAGCGCAACGTGTCCAGCACGAATTCCGTGGTGTCGCCACAAGTCGGCGAGGACGGGTCCGGCAATCCGATGTTTGGCGACCAGCCGATCTCGCTGCAGAGCGGCCAGGGCAAGACGGGAATGGTCTATGGCCTGTATGTTCAGGACGAGTGGCGGATCCTGCCGCGCGTGACGATCAACACCGGACTGCGCTTCGACGGCGTCAGCGAATACATCGCCGACCACGCGTTCGGTCCGCGCGTGAACGTCGTCTGGCGCCCGACCGATACGACGACGCTGCATGTGGGTTACGCGCGCTATTTCACGCCGCCGCCGTTCGAGCAGCTGACCAGCAACAATCTGGGCGCGTTCGCCGGCACCAGTGCGGCACCGGCGCAGACCCTGAACGACAAGGTGCAGGCGGAGCGCGACAACTACTACGATGCCGGCATCGACCAGATCGTGCTGCCGGGGCTGCATGTCGGCGTGGATGCCTACTACAAGCAGGCGAGCAACCTGATCGACGAGGGCCAGTTCGGCGCGCCGATCATCCTGTCCGCCTTCAACTACGCACGTGGGGAAGTGCACGGATACGAGGCGACCGCATCGTACGACAAGGGGCCGCTCTCGCTGTATGGCAGCGTCGCCTGGTCGCGGGCGATCGGCAAGGATCTCACCTCGTCGCAGTTCAACTTCAGCGAGGCCGATGTTTCCTACATCAAGAACCGCTGGGTGCATCTCGACCATGACCAGCGCTGGACCGGATCGGCCGGTGCGGCCTATTCGTTCCTGCACGGCTCGAATCATCCGCTGCGGGCATCGGTCGATCTCGTCGTCGGCTCCGGCCTGCGTGCCGACGGCGATGTTCCGAACGGACGCGCCCTGCCCGGCTATTACGTGATCAACACCTCGTTCGTGCAGACCTTCAAGCGGCTGGTGTTGCGCGGCACCGAGATACGGCTCGATATCCTGAACCTGCTCGATCGCCGCTACCTCATTCGCGACGGCAGCGGCATCGGCGTCGGAGCCCCGCAATACGGCCTACGCCGGACCATCCTGGGCGGCATCACCCAGCGCTTCTAA
- a CDS encoding tautomerase family protein has protein sequence MPLLRFDLLEGRTDLELQTLLDAAHEAVVEAFAVPARDRYQIVTEHKPGRMILQDTGLGFERSADAIVVQMFTSPRTPEMKQDFYRLLTRKLGERCGVAPEDVMVSCMTNAREDWSFGFGRAQFMTGEL, from the coding sequence ATGCCGTTGCTCCGTTTCGACCTGCTCGAAGGCCGTACCGATCTCGAACTCCAGACCCTGCTGGACGCCGCGCACGAGGCCGTGGTGGAAGCCTTCGCGGTTCCGGCCCGCGACCGCTACCAGATCGTCACCGAGCACAAGCCTGGCCGCATGATCCTCCAGGATACCGGTCTCGGTTTCGAGCGCAGTGCGGATGCGATCGTCGTGCAGATGTTCACCAGCCCGCGCACGCCGGAGATGAAGCAGGATTTCTATCGGCTGCTGACCCGGAAGCTCGGCGAACGCTGCGGGGTCGCGCCCGAGGACGTCATGGTGTCCTGCATGACGAACGCCAGGGAGGATTGGAGTTTCGGCTTCGGCCGGGCGCAGTTCATGACCGGGGAGCTCTAG
- a CDS encoding GNAT family N-acetyltransferase, with the protein MRLAGRHVTLLPLEHEHHDGLVEAARDGMLWRLWFTSVPNPDEMADDIATRLAWRDQGIMLPFTVTETDTGAIVGMTSFGRIDPIVRRMEIGWTWYAERVQRTALNTEAKRLMLTHAFETLDCVAVELRTHFMNYRSRRAIERLGAKLDGVLRHNVRTRDGTLRDSCSYSIIAAEWPAVRSHLAWELERPR; encoded by the coding sequence GTGCGCCTGGCCGGGCGGCATGTGACGCTGCTGCCGCTCGAGCACGAGCACCATGACGGGCTGGTCGAGGCGGCCCGGGATGGCATGCTGTGGCGGCTCTGGTTCACCAGCGTGCCCAACCCGGACGAGATGGCGGACGACATCGCGACCCGGCTGGCCTGGCGCGACCAGGGCATCATGCTGCCGTTCACAGTGACCGAAACCGATACCGGAGCGATCGTCGGCATGACCAGCTTCGGCCGCATCGATCCGATCGTGCGCCGGATGGAGATCGGGTGGACCTGGTACGCCGAACGGGTGCAGCGCACCGCGCTCAACACCGAGGCGAAGCGCCTGATGCTGACGCACGCCTTCGAGACGCTGGACTGTGTTGCCGTAGAGCTGCGCACGCATTTCATGAATTATCGCAGCCGGCGCGCGATCGAGCGGCTCGGCGCGAAACTCGACGGGGTGCTGCGCCACAACGTGCGGACCAGGGACGGCACCCTGCGCGACAGTTGCTCCTACAGCATCATCGCCGCGGAGTGGCCGGCAGTGCGGTCGCACCTCGCTTGGGAGCTGGAGCGCCCGCGCTGA
- a CDS encoding PhzF family phenazine biosynthesis protein — protein MMKRRYITVDVFTDRLFGGNPLAVVLDAEGLSTAQMQSIAREFNYSETSFVLPPQDPGNDAWVRIFTPGQELPFAGHPNVGTGFVLGRLRPVPSGALLFEERAGLVAIRLLREGPEVIGAELTAPEPFSRRGHVDPALAAACLSLRPEDVATERHQPGIASTGLPFLVVELRSRDALRRARADHAVMAGTLPSHDVDGIYLYTRDIRPSDGDTQVQARMFAPADGIEEDPATGSATCAMAGLQAALLPDADLDLSLTVGQGVDMGRPSLLQARVIKRHGEIVRVHVGGTCVPVMEGSFELAGAPDAG, from the coding sequence ATGATGAAGCGGCGTTATATCACGGTCGATGTGTTCACCGACCGGTTGTTCGGCGGCAATCCGCTGGCGGTCGTGCTCGATGCGGAGGGCCTGTCGACCGCGCAGATGCAGTCGATCGCACGCGAATTCAACTATTCCGAGACTAGCTTCGTACTGCCGCCGCAGGATCCGGGCAACGATGCCTGGGTGCGCATCTTCACGCCGGGCCAGGAACTTCCGTTTGCCGGCCATCCGAACGTCGGGACCGGCTTCGTCTTGGGGCGGCTTCGGCCGGTGCCGTCCGGTGCATTGCTGTTCGAGGAGCGGGCCGGGCTGGTGGCGATCCGCCTGCTGCGGGAAGGTCCGGAGGTCATCGGCGCGGAGCTGACGGCCCCGGAGCCGTTCAGCCGGCGCGGGCATGTCGATCCGGCCCTGGCGGCCGCCTGCCTGTCGCTCCGTCCGGAGGATGTCGCGACCGAGCGGCACCAGCCCGGGATCGCCTCGACCGGGCTGCCGTTCCTGGTCGTCGAATTGCGCAGCCGCGATGCGCTGCGTCGCGCCAGGGCCGATCACGCGGTCATGGCCGGCACCCTGCCATCGCACGACGTCGACGGGATCTATCTCTACACGCGCGACATCCGGCCGTCCGATGGCGACACGCAGGTGCAGGCCCGGATGTTCGCACCGGCCGACGGCATCGAGGAGGATCCTGCAACCGGCAGTGCCACCTGCGCGATGGCGGGCCTGCAGGCGGCGCTGCTCCCCGACGCGGACCTCGATCTCTCGCTGACGGTCGGGCAGGGGGTCGATATGGGCCGGCCGAGCCTGCTGCAGGCGCGCGTGATCAAGCGGCATGGCGAGATCGTACGTGTGCATGTGGGCGGAACATGCGTGCCGGTCATGGAAGGAAGCTTCGAACTGGCCGGCGCTCCCGACGCCGGGTGA
- a CDS encoding aldose 1-epimerase, with protein sequence MLELKAGQSVLGLRPDIGGAVGFWIREGKDVLHPVIDPNLVAQKGQAVAAYPLIPFSNRIANGRFEFEGEQFQLDRNFGGEPHAIHGNAWERAWDVVSQGPAQATLSLDHAPPRDPPGQWPFCYHAEIDYALRDDGLTVTIRVRNTDHRAQPVGLGFHPFYPRGTDLEIGFSAASVWEVGQDSLPAERLAVEGDWSFAPMRAVEGAALDNCYAGWGGSVFLRWPVRGLSLTMSAASPFDHLVVYTPPGRPYIAAEPASNMTDAINRPDIPDRGLAILQPGETLTGVTEFSLARL encoded by the coding sequence ATGCTCGAACTGAAAGCCGGCCAGAGCGTACTCGGCCTGAGGCCGGATATCGGCGGCGCCGTGGGGTTCTGGATCCGCGAGGGCAAGGATGTGCTGCACCCGGTGATCGACCCGAATCTCGTCGCCCAGAAAGGCCAGGCGGTAGCGGCATACCCGTTGATCCCGTTCTCCAACCGCATTGCGAACGGCCGCTTCGAGTTCGAGGGCGAGCAGTTCCAGCTCGACCGGAATTTCGGCGGCGAGCCGCATGCGATCCACGGCAACGCCTGGGAGCGCGCATGGGACGTGGTATCGCAGGGTCCCGCGCAGGCGACGCTTTCACTGGACCACGCGCCCCCACGCGATCCGCCCGGGCAATGGCCGTTCTGCTACCATGCCGAGATCGACTACGCACTTCGTGACGACGGGCTCACCGTCACCATCCGCGTGCGGAACACCGACCATCGTGCACAGCCTGTCGGCCTCGGTTTCCATCCGTTCTATCCGCGCGGGACCGACCTCGAGATCGGCTTCAGCGCGGCAAGCGTGTGGGAGGTGGGACAGGACTCGCTACCGGCGGAACGACTGGCGGTCGAAGGCGACTGGAGCTTCGCGCCGATGCGTGCAGTGGAGGGCGCCGCGCTGGATAATTGCTATGCAGGCTGGGGCGGGTCGGTGTTCCTGCGCTGGCCGGTCCGCGGCCTGTCGCTGACGATGAGTGCGGCGTCGCCGTTCGACCACCTGGTGGTCTACACGCCGCCCGGACGGCCCTACATCGCAGCCGAGCCTGCCAGCAACATGACCGACGCGATCAACCGCCCGGACATACCGGATCGCGGCCTGGCGATCCTGCAACCCGGCGAAACGCTGACCGGCGTCACTGAATTCTCGCTGGCCAGGCTCTGA